The DNA segment GCTTTGGGTGCGCGGCTCGAGGAGTCCGGCGAGGTGATCCATCTGCTGCCAGTAGCGTTCCAGAGAATCGATGCGGAAGCGGCGCTGGGCACCCTCCAAAGGTTGACCGACGCCGCCGGTGGCGTAATAGGCCTGGAGCAGGACGATGCGGATTCCCGCCTCGGCGGCGGCCCGCAGCACCACCTCGTCGAAGGTGAAGTCATCCCCGGGCTCGGGGTTCAGGTGATGGACGTAGTGAAACTCACCGACGGTGGTGATGCCCGCCGCCAGCATCTCGCGGAAGGCCTGGAGGCACAGGCGGTGGAGCCTGTCCGCGTCGAGGTCGGCGACCAGGCCGTACATCGCCCGCCGCCAGGTCCAAAAGCTCCCGGCGTCCTGGGGGAAGGTCTCGCCGAGACCTCGGAGGCCTCGCTGGAAGGCGTGGGAGTGGGCGTTGACGAAGCCTGGTAGCAGCGCCCGCCGGCGCAGGCGCCGATGGGGCTCCGGAAGGTCTTGGCCCACCCGTAGCAGGGAGCCGCTGGCCCCGATCTCCAGACGCACGCCGGTCTCGAACCGGCGGCCGGTCCAGGTCAGATCCGCTTCCCAGATCTCTCCGGCGGCGGCGCTGGGAGCTTCGCCTTGCGTACTCATGGGGTGGGGCTCGGGCCAGAGTCCGCGCCGTCCTGGCAGAGCTCATGGATTAGACGGTCGAGAAGCTCGCCCCCGCGGGCGAATTGGTCCTTCGGGATGAACTCGTTGGGCTTGTGGGCCACCTCGATGGAGCCGGGGCCGAAGACCGCGCAATCCATCTCCAGCTGCTGCAGCCAGCCGGCGTCGGTGGCATAGGAGGCGCTGTGGGTCTCCTCCTGGTGCACAAGGTCGTAGAGATGATGGCAAAGGGGCGCGTCCTCGGAGAGCAGCAGCGGCGGACTGTCCCCCAGCAGCTCCACCTCGCAACGGTCCGAGGCGGTGACCCGTTCGACTTCGGCTCGGATGCGCTCGGCGATCTCCTTCGAGTCCATTCCCGGCAGCACCCGGGCACCGACGTCGAGGACGCAGCGCTCGGGGACGATGTTCACCGCCGTGCCGCCGTGAATCTGGGCGACGTTGAGGGCGACGTAGGGCACCTGGGGAAAAAAGCCGTGGTGCGGCGGCTGCTCGGTCTCCAGCTGGCGGCGCAGGCCGGTGAGGGCGAGGATCACCCGCCCGACGGGCTCGATGGCGTTGACTCCCAGGTGCGGGTAGCCGCTGTGGGCGGGCACGCCGTGGAGGGTGACGCGCATCTTGAGGTGGCCTTTGTGCATGCGGACCACGTTGAGGGTGGTGGGCTCACCGATCACCGCCTGGCGCGGTAGGGGACGGTCCCGGGGCCAGCTGTGGCGCAGATGGCAGGCACCGACGGTGCCCACCTCTTCATCGTAGGTGAAGACCAGCACCAGAGGCCGGGTGAGCTTCTCGGCGGACCGCAGCCGGTTGGCGGCGAGGGCCAGGAAGCCCTTCATATCCGCCGAGCCGCGGGCCACGAAGCGGTCGTCCCGGTCGTCCAGGGAGAAGGGGTTGGAGGTCCATTCCGGCTCCAGCGCCGGCACCACGTCCATATGGCCGGAGAGCACCAGCCCCTCGCGGGTCTTCGGATCCACCGGTGGGCCGGCGTAGATCACCAGGTTGGCTTTGTCGCCCTCCGGCGAAGCGTTGCGGACGATCTCCACCCCCGGGCGGTCGAGGTAGTCGCAGAGAAACTCCACCAGCGGCAGGTTGGAGTTGCAGCTGGTGGTATCGAAGGCCACCAGCCGGGCGAGGAGCTCGGTGTCGGAGAGGGCGGTGCTCGTGCTGCTCATGGGGAGAGAGGTTACCAGCCGCGAAGCCCCCGTGAGAGGTTTCAACCCCTCGTGTCTTTCCGGTAGCCCCCGCGAGGGGTTGAAACCCCTCGCTAGTACATCTCGCCCCTGCCGGGGCGACACCCCCTTCCCACCCAGGAACCCACCCCGGAACCCTCCTGGGAGCGACGTCTTGGAGCCGGCTCCGGGGTGGGCGGGGGCGGCGTCCTCCGGACCCGGAGGCCGCTATACAGTAGCGAGGGGTTTCAACCCCTCGCGAGGCTGCCGGAGCGACACCCCCTCCCCCGACGCTGGAGCGTCTCCCCGGGCTCCGACGCTGGAGCCTCGGAGCGAGCCTTTCGGGGATAAATCCCCTGGGAGGGCCGGCTTC comes from the Acidobacteriota bacterium genome and includes:
- the argE gene encoding acetylornithine deacetylase; protein product: MSSTSTALSDTELLARLVAFDTTSCNSNLPLVEFLCDYLDRPGVEIVRNASPEGDKANLVIYAGPPVDPKTREGLVLSGHMDVVPALEPEWTSNPFSLDDRDDRFVARGSADMKGFLALAANRLRSAEKLTRPLVLVFTYDEEVGTVGACHLRHSWPRDRPLPRQAVIGEPTTLNVVRMHKGHLKMRVTLHGVPAHSGYPHLGVNAIEPVGRVILALTGLRRQLETEQPPHHGFFPQVPYVALNVAQIHGGTAVNIVPERCVLDVGARVLPGMDSKEIAERIRAEVERVTASDRCEVELLGDSPPLLLSEDAPLCHHLYDLVHQEETHSASYATDAGWLQQLEMDCAVFGPGSIEVAHKPNEFIPKDQFARGGELLDRLIHELCQDGADSGPSPTP